The stretch of DNA AACCGCTTCGCTATATATTCAACCAAACACTCTGGTGCCATCATTACACCTGTGCGATCATTCCTGTTGAGCTGTACCAGCAGTTCTAACAGATCCAGCTTGTCATCCAGGCTGTACAATTGATGAAAAAACTCTCTATCACCCGGAAAATGACCCAGCCTATTTTGCTCAGATACCTCTTTCATCACTTGAAATAAGCCTTCTTGATCATCTGGTGAGTCAGAGAAGCTGAGCCCCTGCTTTTGTACATGCCGACGTACCAGGGCCACCCTAGCAGCCTCCAGCAGAATTTGTTCCTTGTTATCAAGACCTCTTATGTAGAATATTTCATAGAATGACTGTATGCTACGGGACTTCAATTACATCCCCCCAATTATGAGTACACCATAATTGTAGTTTAATTATTTTAGTATCGTCAATACCAAAATACATTTTTTAGTTTATTTACAGCCGAATCTTACCGAAATTTTTATCTTCTGGCTCAATTCGCCGTTTTTATATAATAGGCCAATTTTGTCCCTTTTTTCTGGCTCTACCTAGTTAAATCCAGTAAACATGCGGGTTCGGAGGATCGTTCACCAAAATTCTATTTTTTTCCACACAGAAAGGACAGAGTTAAATTACCACTTGATTTCCCGCATTACATATGCATTTTCTCTGGGCTGCTGCTATCTCTTGCAACAGTGGTAGTATTATGGAAAAACAAAAACCTCATTTAGCCGGATTTACTGCTCCGAAATCTAAATGAGGTTGCTGATTCTATGCTGCTGGGTTCTGTAACTTTTCCGGTTGGGAAGCAGGAGGCCCATATAGCAGAGCCTGTTCTGGGTTAAGGCAAAACTCATAGTGACGTTTTGATTCAATATAATCTAGTCCAGTACAGTGGTAGCTGAATATCTCTTCTAGCTCCGCGCCCAGACCATGTTGTTGAATTAGCTCCATTGCATCTTCTCCACGCAGTTTCTGGAATGGCTCTAAATTTTTACTCTTTCGATAATATTGTTTATACTTCATATCAGGACATGCTGCCTTCTTGCTCAGATAACCAGCAAGACAAGCCCCTAAATTTCCTCCACCACTCAGCGGCTTCTGATGCAAAATGCCGTGAGGCCACATGTATGTTAACGCCGCTTTCTTGCTCTTAACAACCCCAGCCTCAATAAGCGGCTTGACTTCGAAAACTGTTTCTGCAAGGCGTTGATTAACAACTGCGTGCAAGTGGTATCCCCCTCTTTCGTGAGGCTCAATAACAGCTACGAACTTCATGCCATTATATTTACGCTGCAGTTCTTTAAGAAAACGTTTAAAGTGTTCTTCCGCTTCCAGGAAACCAATAGCGTTCGTATGTCTAAAGGTAAGCGAAATCAACTGCGCTGTGTGAGGATCAAAATTCTGGTTAATTAGTAGCCTAATTTGCCGCACGTTTGCTCTAGTCCGATAACGCTGTTGCTTTTCCTTGCCTACAGACCAATCTTTACGCAAGTCGGCACTTTCTTCTGAGCCGCTGAAAATCACATCTTCCTCGTAATCGTGCAAAAACGTTTCACCTTTACTCCGCTTCGGGCCTTTGGAACTCTTAACACCTGGTAGAGGGAGATTCCTGCCGTAAATATCAACCTCGACGTAATTTCGAGCTACTAGAACACACAGGTTAGAACCAAAGCTGTTTACGTTGATATATCGTAGGGCTTCACGAAAAGGAACATCGGCCCTGCATAGTTTAGAACTCATTGTTAATCACTCCTATTTTGCTGGGCTGAATTGGCCCAAAGTATGAAGTTCACTCAAGTATATATATGGTTAAGCTCAATAAATTTTCTGATAATTGTCCCAATGTCGTAACTTATTACGCGATAGCTCTCTGCAAATTTTATAGCATAAGCGACTTTGTTCTTCGCAAAACAGAGCCACTTATGTAAAAATCCACAAAACGCCATCTAAATGACTGATCGTTTTCTTACTGAATGCATCTGTGGAGCCTTAGGAATTGACCATCGATAACCGTCTATTTCAACAGTTATGCTGCTTGATCGCAATTGGCTGCGTAACTTTAATACCTCAGCAGTCAATTCCTCATTGACCATCATCGCTTCCTGATAGTCCAGGACATTCTCATACGATTTTATCAGTAAAACCCGATCTCGTTCTCGTACACGCTCACCTTTCTCCAATCGGCGCAATCTTCCGATACTAACCCCCATCTTCATCGCTACATAAGTCGCTGTCAGATGAAGCTTTAATCGTCGTTTCTCTAGCGCAGCCCCCTCTTCGAGCCATTGCAATTGAAGCCTTTCGGCAAGATGTTGCTGTTCCTTTCTTCGTTCTGCCTGCATTAATGCGATTTCTACCAAACACATGCTTGTAACCTCCTAAGATTTAATGAATAAAAACAAATAGCGCCCTCAAGATGTCAAAGCAAAATAAGTTCAGCAATTTCTGAACCTATTAATTTCCTTTGACGCCTTGAAGGCGCTTTATCTTATACGCCTAGCATTTCTGCTAGCAATGTAAAACTATTGGCGATGTGCACCAATTACTTGCATATGCATGATAGCGCATTTTTTATTAGCTGTCAACTGCAATTTTACCGCAAATGCAGGCAAGCACCTACATGATTCAATTGATTTTTACAGTATGAAAAAGCCCTATAGCAGTATAATCTATCAAAAATTTTTCCGGGGGTATGTGGTGTTTTTTTGATTTCAATTATAAGGAAACCAGGCCCCGTATACCCAGTTATTTCCAATACCCCTTCGGGAGCACTTCAGTACAATCTCCTTCGGATGTTGCTAAATGACTAATGTACAACAAGCTATATGCTTCTCGTAAAAAGCGCCACAACGAATTCATTGTAAACTTTAACCTAAGTAACCCATGCAGTTTCTCCACGTACCTCCCTAGTCATTCTTCCCTTAACTCTATTCTCTCATCTAAACACTTACCCCTTATCACCCCCGTGCTATCGTCTGGCCTGAAAGTAATCTCAACCAAAATCTAATTTAAAGGAGCAAAATCAATGAACACTTATGACAACGCAAACGCAAAATGTCCAAAATGCGGAGCACCAGCCCGCGAAGAAAAGATTTTCGAGGTATGCCTAAAGAACCCCAAACGCAAAAACACACTTCAGGAAATCATGGCCCTGTGTTACCCCTGAAGCGCTAAAACAATTTCATGAATCGGGAGTCGGTGCCAATCCCTGCGAACATTGTGAGCATAATGATATAATCGTAGTTCCCGGAACGTTTATCCGAAATGAGCAGTTAGGTATAGATCAAATGCGTATGACTGAATGGGCTCAAGTGCACCGCTGCTTACTTTGCCACACAATCTATAAAATCCCACTGCCGATTAAATAATTGCCATGGCGAGATCCTCACGAGCTCTCAGTAGCTAAAAATCATTTTTGACGCTAATGGAACCCGAACAATAAAATTGTAAAATACAGTTTTGCCACATTTGTTTGTTACTGCATCACTCTTCCCTGTTGGCAGAGGATGATATTGGTATTGAGTAAATTTATGGAGCGTTTCTTCTTTCACTCACTTTATATGCGGACCAGAATCAGCTTCACCTCATCACCGATATATATATTAAGTCCCTTCGGGCGTTGAGAGTGCCTGTAATCATAGTGAAAAAACAACACTAACTATTAAATCAGAACATAACAATTTTCCCCTCGCACTTCCTTTTGCCCACCATCTCTTTCTTTTCTCTTATTAATAAACTCACCCCTTCAACCACCAGCAGCGCCCAGAACCAACAATCTATACAAATTTTATTTCAAAAGGAGCAAAGCCGATGAATATTTATGATAACGTAACAAAAACAAATTGCCCAAAATGTGGAACACCAACTCGAGGAGAAGAGATTTCTGAGGTATGCTTGAAGAATCTTAAGCCTAATCATACCCTTGATGACATGCTGACTACATGTATTAATCCTAAAGTACTGCAACAGTTTCATGAGTCAGGCTTATGTTCCGATCCCTGCGAGCATTGCGAGCATAACGAGATAACTATTAGTCCAGGAACTTTTGTCAAAATGAAACAGTTATCCACGACTACATGGGCTGAACTGCACCAGTGTGAGCGTTGCCACACAACCTATGAAATCCCAACGTCGGATATATCATTGCCATAGCACGCTTCTCACGAGCTCTCCGTAGCTTAAAAATTCTTCTTGACGCTGTGATAATTCTATAGTACTATCAGCATCGTAAGATCAATACTTCAGATAAACAAACGTAGCTCAAAGACAACTAAATTACTAACTTATCACGTTTGTAAGACACTAAGATTAAACTAGCGCGATACGCGATAGTAAGACACGTCACTCTAGTGGTGGCTTGTTTGGCTATGCGTAACGCGCTTTTTGTTTTGTTCTATATCTTTACAGGCAGAAAGGGAGTAATCAAATGAACACGAGCAAAATTAATAACATAACTACAGCTGTCATTAATCAGATCGCCGCGCCCACAAACGGTGTCGGTGAAGTTCGTCCTCTGGGAGATGCGCGTCATATAATATTTAACAATACCGTCTCTCACAGCACCATTCTGCGCATGGCAAAGCGCGGTGAATTTCCTGCCTTCAAGTTACTTGGTGGTAAGTGGTACTTCATAGTAGAGATTGCCCAAGCTTGGCTTGCCGAAATATCAATGTCGCAATTCAATTATAGGAAGGGGGCGTAACCGCATGAAAAGAAAAAACAAAAGTCCAGAGCTTGGTCACATAGACT from Veillonellaceae bacterium encodes:
- a CDS encoding helix-turn-helix domain-containing protein, with the translated sequence MNTSKINNITTAVINQIAAPTNGVGEVRPLGDARHIIFNNTVSHSTILRMAKRGEFPAFKLLGGKWYFIVEIAQAWLAEISMSQFNYRKGA
- a CDS encoding helix-turn-helix transcriptional regulator translates to MCLVEIALMQAERRKEQQHLAERLQLQWLEEGAALEKRRLKLHLTATYVAMKMGVSIGRLRRLEKGERVRERDRVLLIKSYENVLDYQEAMMVNEELTAEVLKLRSQLRSSSITVEIDGYRWSIPKAPQMHSVRKRSVI